From the Chitinivibrionia bacterium genome, the window TCTGCGCGCGCAAGACCCGACTTTGAGAGGATATAGTCGTCCAAGTATATACAATATGGTTAGTTTTTACGAGGCATATTCTTCCGCGCAATTTGCCGAATACAAAGAAAATCTAAAGCTTGACAGATTTGTCCAGCCGTCGGCGAGACAATTAGAAAACACTTTAACAATTATCTCGCCGCCGGCGAGACAATTGGAAGAATCAATGCCTGAATTCTTAGGTTTAACAACTATAACTAATCATTTTGAAATACTCAATGCTTGCAAAACCATTGAAGAGCGTATTTTTTACATATTGTATTCCTATAAGGAAAAATTGAATAAAATGGAATTGCGGCGTTGTATAAAAAACCACACTTTTGCCTCTTTAATGGGAACAAAACACAACATTTCCAAAGGATTAAAAGAAATTTATCCTCAATCCGTGCCAATGTTGAAAGACACAATTTTTGTCGATTTTCTCGGGTTGCCACAAAAATACTCCGAAAAACGTTTGCGAAAAAGCATTTTGGCTAATTTGAAAGATTTTGTTCTTGAATTAGGAAAAGATTTTTTGCATTACGCGACCGAGTTGCCTCTACAAGTCGGAAATTCTACGTTCAAAGTTGATTTGGTATTTTATCACAGAGGATTACAATGTTTGGTGGCAGTTGAACTGAAAACAGGCAAGTTTAAGCCCGAACATACAGGGCAGTTGGAATTTTATCTCGAAGCCCTCGACCGCGATGTTCGTCGAAGCAACGAAAATCCAAGCATTGGCATTTTGCTTTGCAGAGAAGCCGACCGAAGCGTTGTCGAATATGCGATGAGCCGCAGTTTAAGCCCGACAATGATTGCCGAATACGAGCGGCAACTTATCCCCAAAGAAGTACTGCAACGCTCTTTGGACGAGTTTTGCAGTTTTTTGACCGATACAAAGAAGTAGGTTTGGGGTCAGATTTTTAAATTTAGCCAAAAGCACAATTATCGCCGAAGCAACAGGTATCAGCGGAAGAAGATTTGCCCTTTTTCGCCGTGATTAAGTTTCTGCCTTACTGTACCAAGCGCCTTTTGTGGAGCCGTTTTTAATAATATAATTTTTTAGCAACAAAGTTTTTACTGCTTTTTTAGCGGTTTCCAAGTTCAAATTCAGCGAATCCGCAATTTCCGAAGAAGTCAGGCAATTTTGCCGCTCAAACAATGAAAGTATTTTTTGCTTGGTAAGTGATACGGCAGGTTTTCTTTCTTCTTTTCCGAGATTTTTTGTTTGTTTTATTTTGCTTATTTTAACTTCCAAATGCCTTTTTTGTTTCAAAAGTGTCGCTAAAAAGAATGAAATCCAAGGTTCGAAATTAGGCGTTAAAGTGCTGATTGTGCTTTGCGTTTTTCTTAAAGCGCGATAATATCCTTCTTTGTTTCTCTCAACGATCGATTCCACCGAACTATACGGAATATACGCATATCCCTTTTGCTGTAAAAGTAAAGTCGTAATTGCTCTTGACAAACGACCGTTTCCATCTTGAAAAGGGTGTATCGCCAAAAAAACTACAACAAAAATTCCTATTACTATAAGCGGGTGATAAAAATTATCGTCAAGATTTTTTTTAGTCCATTCAAGCAAATCGTCCATTTGTTTTGGAGTATCAAAAGGCGAAGTTGTTTCAAAAATAACGCCGATTTCTTTGCCGTCGGAATCAAATGCTACTATAGAATTCGACATTTTTTTGTATTCGCCTCTGTGCTTTTCATCTTTTTGAGTATATTGCAACAAAATTTTATGCAATTGTTTTATATAATTTTCCGACAAAGGAATAATTTCGTAGTTTTCAAAAATCGCGTCTAAAAGTTCCGCATAGCCGCCCACTTCTTCTTCGTCTCTCGAATCAAACGATTTTGTTTTTATACATGAAAGAAGTTTTTCGATTTCTTTGTCCGTTAATTTGTTTTCCTCTATACGGTTGCTTGAGCCGATTGACTCAATTGTCGATATTTTTTTTAACGCCAATAATTTTTCAGGAGAAAAGTTTTGTATATTCTCCCATTTCCCCTTAAATTCATCTATTTCCGCTATAGCCGACAAGATCTGCGGCGTTATTTTCAGTTCTCCGATTTTAAGCACACGCGCTCCTTAAATATACTTTATTTTACTTAATATTGCTTAATTTTTCTTTAAAAATGTGAATTTTGTGTAAAATCTCTAAGTCTGCCGCATATAGAAAAGCAGGGGCAAGGATTTTTTCTTGTCCCTGTGTTTTTTAGATTTTTCAAAAAACTTTCGTATTTAACAGAAAATAAATAGTATTTTCATCGTATGAAAACGAACAATATAAACAATATGGAGGAAAAATGAAAAAAATAACAAAAATTTCTTTGGTGATTTTAGGACTATTCGGATTTGCGAGCGCGCAGATTACTTTATTGCATACTTTTGATGGAAGTTATTTGCACTCAGGTACACAAGCCAGATTTTTTAGCGGATACTTCCCGCAAGTTCCTTCAAATAACCAAGTGCGGTTCTACAATGAAGATTTTTCTCTGAGAGCGCAAGTTAACATACCAATTCCCGATGGATATGCTATTTCAAGCATTGCAAATGTATCGGAAAATGTATTTAGCACAGACGGCAGATTGGAATTTACTGTTTCTTTTCTTAGATCCTCATCAATGCGTGTACAATTATTTAATGAAAACGGAAATATGCTTAGAGACTTTGGCGATGGTAGCCTATTCGCCTTTCTTCACTTAACATCAGACGGAAATTATCGACTATTTGTAAACAGACGAGGAACAGTTGGAACTGAAACAAGAACATTTACCGACATATATTCGCTCCCCGGCAGAGAGCCGTCGGTTTCTTCAACTCCTGCAAGAGCCGTTAGAAGTAGTAATCCTGCTCGTTTTGCAGGAATAAACAACGGACAAATTCAACTGAATTTAACAGCCGGAAGATATACCGCGCAACTCTTAAATCCACAAGGACGTTTAATAAACAGCGTAGATATTAACGCAATAAACGGTGTAAATGCAACAGGCTTAAGAACAGACAACTTGGCGCGAGGCGTATTTATTTTGAATGTCGAACAGGCGGGAATTACGGTGCTAAATCAGAGGATAATGATTGATTAACATATTTTAGTAATTATGCCGAAAGATATCGAAGCAACAGGTATCAGCGGAAGAAGGTTTGCCTATTCATCAAGGATTGGGGTGAGCAGGTAAAAAATTGGTTTTCGTCCATTTTTGCAGATACAAGACGCGCCTTGTATCTTTCTCGTTGGCGCAAAACGTATTTTTGGGTAGCGTTTTTCTGAAACAATTATAGGAGTGCAACCCAAAATGCCAATGCGAATAATATCACACACCAACATCGAAACTCTTTTGGACGAATTTCTGAAAGACGTTTTGAATGCCGAAAATTTTGACGACCAATTCTCTAAAAACGCTTTTTTAACGGGCGCAAACGCAATTGTCTGCGAATCGAAAGGTTTACAGGAATATCTGAAAAAAAGATGCGTGGACAAGCACGGAATATGGGCGTTTTCGTTTCGGTCGCTTGTTGGGCTTTTGGTGCAGTTTTCTTACAATCTGCAAGGAAAAAGAGAGGACGAAAAAGACAATTTCTTCAGTAAAAATAATTTAGTGTGGGCGATTTACAGCTTGCTTAAAGGCGAAGAAAAAACCTTTGCGTTTGCCTGCGAAATAGCGGCTTTGTTTGCGGCGTATCAAATTTACAGACCAAATTTAATTGAAGCTTGGAACAAAAACGCTCCGTTTAACGGGCAAAATAACGGCAAAACTATAAATATAGACGAAAATTTCATAGAAAACGAAAAAGAGCAACGAAATTATTGGCGTAAATTAAAAGAAAAATGCCAAAACGAGCAGGATATTTCGCAACTTTACAAAATTATAGAGGAAAAACAGAGCAAAATTACTCCAAAAAACATTTTTATATTTGCGCCGATGTCTCTCGCTCCCGTGCATTTGAAAACCCTCAAAATTTTGACGCAAAACGGGTGCTCTGTTAATTTGTACGCGCATTTAATAAGCAACAGATACATAGGCGAGGCAAAAAGCGACAAATCAATCGCGAATTTGCGAAAAAAATCTTGGGAAGACGGAAAAATCGCGGACGAAAAAAACTTATATTGGGATTTAGGAAACAGATTGGTTGCAAATTTGGGACGGTCGGCGCAAGTTCTTTACGAGCAAATGGATTGGGATAATTTGGATTTCTGCGACGACGACGACATAAAAGCAGATACGTTGCTCGGAAAAATCCAAGAAAGCGTCCTTGCCGACGAAAACAACGAAGCGCGCCTTGAAAAAAGCGAAAACGACAACTCGATAACGCTTAACAGCTGCTTTTCGACTTTGAGAGAAATCGAAGTTTTGCGCGATTATATAATCGATTTGTTTGCGAACGACGAAAAATTGTCCGCCGAGGATATTGCAGTTGTTTCGCCTAATATTGAAAATTATGCAAGCGCGATAGACGTGGTTTTCGGCAAAGACGACAATGGTAAAATTTCTGTAAAAACCGCCGACCGCGACGTAAAAAAATACGACAAAACCGTGCAGCTTTTTAATTTGCTTTTTTCCCAAATCGGCGGCAGATACGAAGCTCCCGACATTGTCGCCCTATTTGAATATTCGAGCTTTGCGCAGGGAAAAGCGCTTGAACCGAACAGCAGAAATCTTTTGGAAAAGTGGGTAAGAGAAAACGCTGTAAGGCACGGTCTGAAAGGCGGCAAAAAACTGCCCGATTACTCTTTTGAAAGCGGTTTTAAGCAGTTGGCGGCGGGATTTTTTATGATTGGCGAAGACGGATTTTCGGAAATCGGCGAATATTGCTATCCCGACATAGAGGGATTAAACGCCGAAATTTTAGGCGATTTTGTGAATTTTGTAAACGCCGTTATAAAACTTGACGTCGCTTGCTTTGAAAACGGCAAAGAAACAGAAAAAACCATAAACGATTGGGACGAATTTTTGAGGGATAATATGCCTTCATTTTTTGGCGCGGACGTAGTAAATTACAGGGAAGACGTCGATAATCCGTATCAAAAAATAATGAAAAAATGGGACGAACTCAAAGAAGAAATGCGCAGAGGTTTCGGCAAAAAAAGTGAAAATATGCTTGTGGGTTTCTCGGTTTTGAAAAGCGCCCTGCTCAGAAAAATGGAGGAAAGCGCGACAAATTCGTATTCTTTGAGCGGCAAAATTTCGTTTTCTAATATTGAAACAATGAGGGGCGTTCCGCGCAAAATTATTTGCTTAATCGGGATGAACGGCAAAGAATTTCCGCGGCAAAATATGAACAAAGAAATCAGTTTAATGGCGGCAAAATACAGGCAAGACGGCGACCCCGATACCGCCAACGAAGACCGCCTTATGTTTTTGCAAGCTGTTTGCAACGCCAAAGAAAAACTCTACATAAGCTGGGTAGGGCAAAGCGAAAAAACGGCGGAAGACCTTGATCCGTCGAGCGTGGTAGCAATATTTTTGGATAATTTGCGAAAACAATACGGGATTGATACAAATAATTTAGTGGTAAAGCACCCGTTGCAGCCGTTTTCAAAAAAATATTTCGATAAAAGCGACAAGCGGCTTAAAACTTACGACGGGCGATGGGATAACGAGCGCCCAAAACATCCAAAAAGCATTTGGACGTGGGAAATAGCCCCGAATGAAGACGAAAACGACGACGAAAAAAAGGACGAAACGGGAAAAAATCAAGAAAAAAACGGAGACGAATTATACGATATTTTATCGAACGCGCCTAAATATTTTCTGACAAAAACCTGCAACATAAAATTGCCCGACGACATTGAAATTCTGGAAAGCACAGAGCCGTTTGTAGTTGAAAGCGAATTAGAAAAATGGAAATTAAGAAAAAATTTTTTGAAAGATGAAGACAAAAAAAATATTCAAAAATTGCGCGGCGAACTACCGAGCGGAAATTTCGCGGATAAAATCATAGAGAACATAGAAAACGACGTCGCAGAGTTAAAATCGGCGGCAAAAAATGAAATTTTGGGTTACCCGAGCAACGACAAAGGCAGATACCGACTGAGGCATTGGCTGTATCATTTGCATTTAAATTCACAAGAAGAAAATCAGACGACAAAAATGTTTTTGAAAAACGCAACGATTGAATTATCGGGAATGGAAAAAGCAAAAGCCCAAGATTATTTCGGCAAATTATGGATTTTGGCGGAAGAATTAAACTCAAGATTACTGCCGATTTTCCCCGACGCCGCGTGGGAATATTTATACGGTAAAGGCTTAAGCGCCGTATGGGAAAAAATCTTAAAATCTTGCCCGTACGCAGAAATGGCAACAGAAAGCGCCACGTCTTTAGCAGAGTTGGGGATAGAGGAGGAATTTAAGGCGTTTTCCGAAAAATTGTTTAAAGATTATGAGAAATATGAGGTAAAAGAAAAGTAAAAAATCGTTTTTTTCATTTTTTTTTCGCACTTTCCTGTGGAAATATAGTATATTTGTGATAGCGGTTTACGCTAGTGCTTATACTAACAAGCATAGTATCCAGCACTTAAAACGTGAAAAGAAGTCCGGCACAAGCAGTCGGACTTCGTTTTTTTAGGAACATCCGACGCTATTTTCTATTGCAAGTTTCAGCGTTTCGTCGTTTTTAAGCATATCTAAAACGCTTTTTATTTCACATTCCAATCTCTGCGGTAATTTTTCTGAAATACTTTCGAGTAAATATTTCATAACTAATATTGCGGAATGGAGTTTGCATTTGTTTTTATTGTTTGTTTTCAAAACAGTACCGTCTCTCAGCGCTTCTTCAAGATTGTAGTCAAACACTACTCCGTCGTGCGAAAGCATATTTCTTAAATTTTTCATCACGATGATATAATTAAGCATAATTTTTTCGTTTCTTATATTATATTCGCAGGCAATTTTTTCTCTTATGGTTTTTTCTTGTAAAGATTCATACGTTGCTGTTATGTTTCCAAAAGTTGCATAATTTAATGTTTTCCAAGCGGGCGCATATTTGTCGCCGTATCGCCTTATGGTTTCGTGATTGGCTTTAATCGGATTATATATTTTTTCGTCGAAATCTCTTATGTATTTTTCTGCCATAACTTTATTGTCCACAAACCAATTAGGGGTATTTTTGTATTGATTAGAGACAAAATAAATCAACTTTGCCTTGAAGCTTGTTTCTATGCGGCTTATATACTTACGCAAAATCATTCTTAGCTCAAAATCGAATTCATATAGAGCGACAATTTCCGAAAATTTTGTCCCGTTTTTATATTGACGGCTTCTTTTTTCTTTAGATGGATATGTTTCTTCAAAAGGAAAAGCGTAAAATCCCAAGCGATAATAGTCAATATTTGAAAGAAATTTCTTGATTTCTTCCATCGGCATATCCAATTCGCAACCGCGGTTTTTGTATAACTCGATTTGTTCGTCCAACGTTGTCGCTTTTTTCACGTTTTTTCCTTTCTTTTGTCGGGGAAAATACTCTTTGTTTTCAGGCATTTATATACAAAAATACGTTTTGCTCAAATAAAAAAGGCGGATAATCTTTTCCCTACTGCCACAATCTTATTCCTCGGATGTTTCGCCGCTAAAAAATCCTCCGTGCTAAATTCAATCACTGATTAAATCGTTGATTAAAACACTGTTTGAAAATAATAAATCTCGGTGTTGTTGTCAAGGAGTGGGGGAAAATAGTGAGAAAACGACGAATATCAAAAATCCCCCTCGACAATAACGTATTTTCTCCCCGTTCTTTGATACAAAAAAAATGATTTTTTCATTCAAACGCCGCCGATAACGCAATCGTCTGGAATTTAACCAACACCAACGGACGTTTCGTAGCCAACGGCGCATATCTGATTATCGTCGAAGCAATCGGTATCAGCGGACGAAGATTTACATACTCGTCGAGGATTGGGGTAAATAGATAAGAAAATTTACGATAGTTTTTTAACAGGGGGCGTAGAAATACGCCCTTTTTATTTTGCGCAAATAGTATTTTTTAAGGAAGAAAGGGGATAATCATGACAAAATATCTCAAAATGAGTACCGTTGGAGAAATGCTCAAAAATGAGTTTTTGGATCCGTATAATTTGTCGATTGAAGAAATTGCTCAAGCAATATCTTTCCCGTCTTGGCAAATTGCGGCAACAATAGAAAATGGTATTCCTATGACAACCGAACTTGATTTACTGCTGACAAAATACTTTGGCATGTCAGAAGGATTTTTTATGCGTTGGCAGGAAAGCTACAATGTAAGAATTGCGAAAAGGTTGATACATAAAAAATTGACGCAAATAATCCCTTACGCAAAATTAAAACGGGTAGCAGCGTTGTGATTAAATCATTCAAATGCAAAGAAACTCTGCGAATTTTTAACGGATTAGGCTCAAGAAAACTACCGTCCCATATTCAAGATCGCGCGCTTGACAGGTTGGAAATGCTAAAAAACGCTAAAACTATAAACGATTTGCGTATTCCGCCCTCAAATCACCTTGAACAGTTGTCAGGCAATCGTAAAGGACAATGGAGTATTCGCGTAAACGAACAATACAGAATTTGCTTTGTATGGATTGACAACAATGCAGAAAATGTAGAATTAACGGATTACCACTGAAAACAGCAGGTACTAGCCGCTAATGATATCAGCGGCAGAAAATTTACGTATTTTCCCTTCCAAAACAAGGATAAAAAAATGAACCTCTTTAACGTCAGAGAATTACCGTTGAACAAAAAAGTCCTGATTGAAGCGAGTGCCGGGACGGGGAAAACCTATAATATCGGGTTGATTGTTCTGCGTTTGCTTTTGGAAAAGAATTTGACGATTGAAAAAATAGTCCTGATAACTTTTACCGAAGCGGCGACCGCGGAACTCAAGAAAAATACCGCCGAAAGAATTAAAAAAGCGTATAAAATATGGAAAGAAGACGGCGGCGACGGCGACAAAGAAAAAGACTTAATCGAGATTGTAAAAAGCGCAAAATTTACAAAAGACGGCGAAATTCAAAAAAACGCGCAAGAAAAAGAAGTGAATTTATTGGACGCGCTTACCCGCATAGACGAAATGCCCGTTTTTACTATTCACGGATTTTGCAATAAACTGCTGAGCGAATTCCCATACGAGACAAAAAACTTTGAAAAAAGAGAACTGATTACCGATACAAACAGCATAAGAAACAGGATTGTCGCGGATTTTTGGCGAGAAAACATCCAAGATTTAGACGTGGATATTGAACTTAGTCCGCGAAATTTATTAAATGTTGTAAATTTAATTCTGAAACATCCGCACGCGAAAATTGACGGCGAAGAATACGAACAATCTTTGACGGAATACAAAAACGCCGACGAAAAAGACAAGAAAAACGCCGCAAGAAAACTGAAATACGCCATAGCGAAAAACTTGGCGAAAGAAGCCTCGCAAAGAGCGGAAGCCGAAAAGAAAAAAATGAAAATTATGGATTACGACGATATGATAAAAGACTGCGAAAAAGCGGTAATAAACGATATGGCAAACGGCAAAAAACTGCAAAACGCCATAAGAAACAGATACGAGGCAATATTTGTGGACGAGTTTCAGGACACGGATAAAATGCAGTTTCGGATTTTCGATTATCTGTTTGAAGACAAGCCGTTTTTTATGATTGGCGACCCGAAACAGGCGATTTACAGGTTTAGAGGCGGCGATATTGTCGCCTACAAAAACGCCAAAGACTGCGCGGGAGAAGAAAATCGGTTTTCGATGAACATAAATTTTCGCACGGAACAGACTTTATTGGAGGGTTTAAGGCAGTTTTTTGCTTATCGGAATTGCTTCGACAAAGAAATTTTCAGGTCAAAAATGGGCGAAGATATTGACTATACGGAAGTAAGATGCGGCAAAACAGAGCTTAATCCGCTCCAAGAAATAGACGAAAAGCGCCCGCCTTTTGTAATTTGGAAGGGCGGCGACAACGAAAACAAACCCGTGTTTGAGCAAAAAGCGCAAAAAGCGGTCGTTTCGGAAGTCTGCCGATTGCTGAGCACAGGCAAATTTGAG encodes:
- a CDS encoding PDDEXK nuclease domain-containing protein; protein product: METNNTNNMEAQEFQQVLGIISQHRLRALQAVNSEILFTAWSVGAFVSARLKNSAWGSKTVMQLSEYLRAQDPTLRGYSRPSIYNMVSFYEAYSSAQFAEYKENLKLDRFVQPSARQLENTLTIISPPARQLEESMPEFLGLTTITNHFEILNACKTIEERIFYILYSYKEKLNKMELRRCIKNHTFASLMGTKHNISKGLKEIYPQSVPMLKDTIFVDFLGLPQKYSEKRLRKSILANLKDFVLELGKDFLHYATELPLQVGNSTFKVDLVFYHRGLQCLVAVELKTGKFKPEHTGQLEFYLEALDRDVRRSNENPSIGILLCREADRSVVEYAMSRSLSPTMIAEYERQLIPKEVLQRSLDEFCSFLTDTKK
- a CDS encoding Fic family protein encodes the protein MLKIGELKITPQILSAIAEIDEFKGKWENIQNFSPEKLLALKKISTIESIGSSNRIEENKLTDKEIEKLLSCIKTKSFDSRDEEEVGGYAELLDAIFENYEIIPLSENYIKQLHKILLQYTQKDEKHRGEYKKMSNSIVAFDSDGKEIGVIFETTSPFDTPKQMDDLLEWTKKNLDDNFYHPLIVIGIFVVVFLAIHPFQDGNGRLSRAITTLLLQQKGYAYIPYSSVESIVERNKEGYYRALRKTQSTISTLTPNFEPWISFFLATLLKQKRHLEVKISKIKQTKNLGKEERKPAVSLTKQKILSLFERQNCLTSSEIADSLNLNLETAKKAVKTLLLKNYIIKNGSTKGAWYSKAET
- a CDS encoding exodeoxyribonuclease V subunit gamma, with the translated sequence MPMRIISHTNIETLLDEFLKDVLNAENFDDQFSKNAFLTGANAIVCESKGLQEYLKKRCVDKHGIWAFSFRSLVGLLVQFSYNLQGKREDEKDNFFSKNNLVWAIYSLLKGEEKTFAFACEIAALFAAYQIYRPNLIEAWNKNAPFNGQNNGKTINIDENFIENEKEQRNYWRKLKEKCQNEQDISQLYKIIEEKQSKITPKNIFIFAPMSLAPVHLKTLKILTQNGCSVNLYAHLISNRYIGEAKSDKSIANLRKKSWEDGKIADEKNLYWDLGNRLVANLGRSAQVLYEQMDWDNLDFCDDDDIKADTLLGKIQESVLADENNEARLEKSENDNSITLNSCFSTLREIEVLRDYIIDLFANDEKLSAEDIAVVSPNIENYASAIDVVFGKDDNGKISVKTADRDVKKYDKTVQLFNLLFSQIGGRYEAPDIVALFEYSSFAQGKALEPNSRNLLEKWVRENAVRHGLKGGKKLPDYSFESGFKQLAAGFFMIGEDGFSEIGEYCYPDIEGLNAEILGDFVNFVNAVIKLDVACFENGKETEKTINDWDEFLRDNMPSFFGADVVNYREDVDNPYQKIMKKWDELKEEMRRGFGKKSENMLVGFSVLKSALLRKMEESATNSYSLSGKISFSNIETMRGVPRKIICLIGMNGKEFPRQNMNKEISLMAAKYRQDGDPDTANEDRLMFLQAVCNAKEKLYISWVGQSEKTAEDLDPSSVVAIFLDNLRKQYGIDTNNLVVKHPLQPFSKKYFDKSDKRLKTYDGRWDNERPKHPKSIWTWEIAPNEDENDDEKKDETGKNQEKNGDELYDILSNAPKYFLTKTCNIKLPDDIEILESTEPFVVESELEKWKLRKNFLKDEDKKNIQKLRGELPSGNFADKIIENIENDVAELKSAAKNEILGYPSNDKGRYRLRHWLYHLHLNSQEENQTTKMFLKNATIELSGMEKAKAQDYFGKLWILAEELNSRLLPIFPDAAWEYLYGKGLSAVWEKILKSCPYAEMATESATSLAELGIEEEFKAFSEKLFKDYEKYEVKEK
- a CDS encoding Abi family protein, with the protein product MKKATTLDEQIELYKNRGCELDMPMEEIKKFLSNIDYYRLGFYAFPFEETYPSKEKRSRQYKNGTKFSEIVALYEFDFELRMILRKYISRIETSFKAKLIYFVSNQYKNTPNWFVDNKVMAEKYIRDFDEKIYNPIKANHETIRRYGDKYAPAWKTLNYATFGNITATYESLQEKTIREKIACEYNIRNEKIMLNYIIVMKNLRNMLSHDGVVFDYNLEEALRDGTVLKTNNKNKCKLHSAILVMKYLLESISEKLPQRLECEIKSVLDMLKNDETLKLAIENSVGCS
- a CDS encoding HigA family addiction module antitoxin is translated as MTKYLKMSTVGEMLKNEFLDPYNLSIEEIAQAISFPSWQIAATIENGIPMTTELDLLLTKYFGMSEGFFMRWQESYNVRIAKRLIHKKLTQIIPYAKLKRVAAL
- a CDS encoding type II toxin-antitoxin system RelE/ParE family toxin translates to MIKSFKCKETLRIFNGLGSRKLPSHIQDRALDRLEMLKNAKTINDLRIPPSNHLEQLSGNRKGQWSIRVNEQYRICFVWIDNNAENVELTDYH